The DNA sequence AAATGCTGCAGTCATATCTTGTGTGGCAAGCTGGCCATCCCCTAATACAACAGACAGTCACATATCAACGTTACACGCAAAGAGAGTGCAGGACGTTTTTACTGAGTCCATGTGAAATCATCGTTGCTGGGGGGAATGCAGGGAGGTAGCAGAAAAGAGCGCCAGCTCTGAACTCGTGCTACCTTGATCCAGAACTCCTCATAGAGAGCGCAGGCGATGAGGCATCGTTCAAAGAGAACCACCACGCGCTCCGGTGTCCCGTTTTCGATTTCAAAGTCAAGGTACTCCCGCCAGTTGTTCAGCTGGGTCTTCTCCAAGGCTTTGACGTGGAAGTACGGCCGCTTGATCTGCCGAAAGAGCAGCAAATTTAATTTGACGCAAACTTTTAGCATTAAACTCCGGCGGAAGAGGAGACACGCACCCCTTCCTCGAACGCCCAGCGCTTGCTGACTTCGTGTTCGTTGTGGTTGAAGACCTCCTGCCGCACCTCGATCACCTTGTGGCGCATGTTCTCAATCTCCGTCATTCTCTACAAGGAAACAAGCAGAACGGAAAAGCAGCTCAGCACCATCACATTCTGCACTTCCTGTAAAAATTGACAATCCTGCAACCAAAAGTTTACATCACGAGGAGTTCCCACACAAGAAGCCTGCAGAGGAGAGAGGTATGTGTGCACCCTGATGGTGAAGGAGCTGGGCTCAGAGGAGTTCTGGCTCGACCCTTTTACTTTTAGGGAGAGTCCCAGGTTGCATGCCAGCTTGAACCTCCCCTGGCATTCCATGTCTTGGCTGCCGACATAAAAACAACCCTTCAATCTTGAACTTTTGTACCCCATCAAATCAGAAACAGGCATGCTCCTGCTAATCCTGAAAATGGCGATTGTGTCGGTTTTCCCTCCTTTAAAGGTTTCCGGTCAGACCCGTACCTTAGCGGGATCCGCAAGATCCTCTGTTCCAGGAGGCAACTCTTCGGCAGCAACGCTCGGCTCCCCGTCTTCAGTCAGACCAGCGGACAGACTGGCTTTGGAGAGCTCAAGCCTCAGCTGGACAAACTCCTCCTCTGACAGGAAGTATTTAGGGTTGTTGTCCTGCACGTGCTCCTTGAACCTAAACATAAACAGGTTTTACTCAACAAACTATATCTCAATAATAATCTGAAGCTGCCACACGCGGATCGTCTCCATACTTTTGAAAGTGCTGCGAGTACAGCTGGGTCGGGATGCCCAGAACGCGGTCATAGATGGAGGTGACGTTCGCCAGCTTCTGTTGTTCCGTCTCCCAGGTAATGTAAGACTCCCATAAGCGGTCGGAGCGAAAGTCTGTGCCGGCAGCCATCACCGCATGATCGTACGAACTATCGAGGACAAAAACATTTAGACTGCGATCCTGTTTCACCACAAAACAAGCTCTTAGGCCAATGCTGCGGCAATCGCGTCACTCACGCTCGAATGCGTCCCTCGGTCTCCGGGTCATTGGGATCCGAGTTCTCTTTGATGAAGGTGAGATAATGAAGCCAAAGATCTACACTGAGAGGGATGGCGTGAAGACCTCGTCTGTAgacctgaaaaacaaatgaaaggagcacTCTTGATGACATGTATTTACTACCATCtgtaatgttttctttcttgtttttcattcacaaaaacgctttaattttctccatttattgtaaaaatgtgttaCCCTGCTGGTGTTGCAAACCACAATCTAAAAGATTCATTCCACCATTCTTCTTAAAAAGTTTgactcatttaaaaataaaagttcattaAAAGAACTAAAATGTCTTCAAATAAATTTAAGGCAATTAACTTTTCCATTAAGaagttttaaattttatttcactataaaaacctttaaatttgggtttttattcatcttgtttttttaaaaaagttgggAATAAAAAGTTCAGTTTCTTCCTCATTTTAATGctgcatatatttttttttccacaggaacTCTTGAATTTTGTGTGCTTTATGGAAATTGAACGTCATCTGCATGAAACCGTcgtgcagcttttcaaaatgcCCTTCAGTTTTTGGATTCATTCATATCTACTGGGTCAGGCATCTGCTCAACTGCTGAATTACAGCAAATCTCATTCACAAGTTCAGTACTCAAATAAGATTACTAGTTAGATAAGATTATTCTATAACACTTTTTGACTCAaaatccattttgttttgttaaagaaaactcATAAACTCTGATTTGAACTGACCACTGGTTTAACTCAGAAGCTGAAATTGCTCATCTTCCACTTTCACCTTTTGTTTGGTTCTTTCTCTTCTCCAACTGAAATGTTCAAACTAAATCCTCATCTGTTGTTTTAGTAAATCAGCTGGACAGTCTGCTTTAACCAGCTCGACAAGTGTCACAATGTCCGAGACCTGTTCTATTTCAGGAGCTGCACACAGATGAGCCATCAGCCACAGAAACAGACTGAATTAGGCCCGAGGAAGAAGTCTGGTGCGTTTGGTAAAACTGGAACCCACATTCCTGCACGGTTTATAATAAGATAATATTCAAGATATACTGAACTTTACTTTGCAGAAAGACAACACACATTTAGGGACTTTGACAGAACACAAGGACTGTTAAAGCCGACATTGGACTCCCGACCAACTGATTGGTTGCTTTTCAACCCATCCTTTTgcaaaacaacagttttcatAAGTGCAGCAAAATCTAAAGTCAAAACTTTATAGGAAATTCAGGATGCTACTCAAAAAGTCCAACTGAAAAACCTCACCTCTTCTGCAACCTGGATatttccgttctttttctccaagtcTGCATACTTCTTCCAGTAGCCATAGCAGTAGGGATAACGCAGAAAAAACGTGTCGAATGCTTTCCTTGCACCTACAAGCAGattctgcacaaaaacaaaatgaaaacttaaATTTTTGAGGGAATAAAAATTGGATGCAATTCTAAAGGTAAACTTTCAcatacttcctgctccacataTTGCAGCAGTGCGACCCACGCATTGAAGTCTTCGGGGTTCTCCTCGCATGATTTAAAGAGCCTGTCGAACTCTGACGGCAACTCTGGTTCTGCAGGAATAATTGCTTCTTGAGTCGCATCTTTGGCCGTTTCCTCTAGCTCCATGCCATCCTCTGCCATCACTGTTGCATCCGTctcttctggaaaaaaaaaaaaaaacataggaaTCAGAAAAGCAAAGTGCAAACACAAGAATGGCTGCCTTTTATAAACCAACAAATCAACTTatttttgtgatcattttagTTACCGTGATCGGGCGGTTGGGGAACCTCCGGCTGAGGGCCCTCTGGTGCTGCTGCCGGTTCTGGTTCATCTGTGGGCAGTGGCGGAGGGGGAGGCGGTGGGGGTGGTTGGGCTTCTTGAAGGAGCTGAGCACTGGCGAGCTGACACTGCTCCACAGCCTTTTCCACAGACCCTAGCTCTGAAGAGTTCACATGCTGCTCTTGGCCTGCAACATCCGAGTTCTCAGACAGGGGCTGGTTCATGGACCATTCAGTGCCTTGGCCCAGGACTGGAAGGTCAGGAACAAACGCATTCCCATTGCTCTCCATGGCAGGGGACTCAGTCTCTAGCATTCCAGTAACGGTTTCTCTAGAGAGCTGCTGGCCTGTTGGAAAATTCatatatttttaagatgaaaatAACATATAATGACCAAAGATATGTTTAACAATTTAAACATATTAGTCAATAAGTTTGTGGTATGTTAAAACACTTGagaattaatatatatatatatatatatatatacacatatacacaaacgtgtgtgtgtgtgtacgcgTGTTTCCATTAACTTTaaagaatattaaaaatgataaagaaatggcagaaaacttctggtttttaaatgtttgttgttttttttaaatacatgtatattttattttgaaacgacCCTAACGCGGGTTACGTAAGTCACCAGCCAGGACACTTGTTACGGTGAGTCAAATAAGCTAAACCGGAagaagctaaaataaaataaaaagtgcgtCACTGTAACATTTTAGACCTTACCAAAACCAGTAGGTTTTAGATTTTTGCATCATTTTGTTACATGCTGTATCAATACGCTTTTTTTCAACGCTGCGCCGGCCATGTGGCGGGGACTGTCCGAATCAAAGTTCATTCTAAAGTTAGGCCTCAGGACCAGTCTATTTCATAACAAGTGTCCCTCTTATGTCAGCAGAGTGCTAACGCCACTTTATTTAGCGTTAAAttcaataaacaaacatgaatatcatttaaatacatgCCGATGCTAACTTTTTGACAGTAAATAATAACTTTGTATGAAGGAACGCATCGCTAGCAACCACATGTTCCGAGTTTCCCCTTTGTACCCAGGTAGTCGGCGCCATTCGGCACTTTTGCTAGCAACGCATCTCCCGGCTTAAAATTCTGTGAAAATTACACCATACTTGCAACAAAGACACGTTTGAAGATCTTACCAGTCTAATCTGTGCTACTGTGATCAGACCAATCGAATAAATGCAGGTTTTGAAGTTTAAAAGCCAGTCAGTTTGGTTGAGCAAGCTGCACCGCCATTATGAACGCGTTTAAGGAAGCGCAAAGGCATACAGTGCGCATGCCCGTCCACAACAACTTTAGGACGTCAACCTACTCACCACGGGGTTTCTTAGTCACAAATTCAGGGGGGCAAACGTCTGCTCATAAAAATCCATCAAGAGAGAATAAAGGCAGAAATGCACGAAATAACCTTCATTCTAccacaaaaacaatttacattttgttttattgattttccttttttaggtATTGCTTGATGTCCATTTTTAGTACAACTCAGCTTCTTTTTTATACAGATACCTTTTATTATAATACACAATAATTTCAACTTAGAGTATTACATATAGTCATTTTCATGCATCTGGGGTAGATGTCAAAAGAGGAATCAATATCTAAAGTCATTTCTTTTCcttgttttaattattatttaattatataTAGAAGTAGAACTATActatacaaatgtttttgtaataatGCATCCACATTTTCTTAggatttttacataataattccatttaatgttttctttattattatcattatcattattattagaaTGTgagtttctttacatttaaaccaAGCCCTCTATTTGACAACTTCTGATCAAGTTACGCGGTTTGAATAAAAACACGCCACGTGATAAGCGGCTTTCTTTCTGAACCGGTGGACCTGCTCCGCCTCTCTCATTCACAACCTCCACGTCACGCTCGGTTACAACACAAACCGTCTAAAGTAAGCCATTAACGTGGGTTCTCTGCGGTTGCATGCGTGGCGCAGCCGTGGGCAACGCGTGGAGCATGTTACGTCTATGATGAACACTCAAATGGCGTCAAACAAGATCAGAGCGGACCGCGCCTGAACTTGCTCCGTTGTGCGCATGCGAAAAGGCGTGCAGTTGCCTTTGGGAGTTGTCGGAATTTTCCATCTCTGCGTAAAAAGCGATTTTTGTTTTACTCGTTGGTGtgcattttcaaatatttaaaactaaaatttgtTATCATTGTTGCAATTGGTAACTTGGTGGTATATTTTTAGTAATGAAAACGACTTGGTTGATTAAACCAAGCTTGAAGGATGCATTTTAAGAGATgtatgataaatataaatgaataaatgtcgTTTGCCTTTGATGAATCTGATATAGGTCAAGTTGACTTATTAATGGTGCCGGACTAATCATTTATGCAGGTCGTAATGTTTGTTGTCAACTGCTCTGATCAGTTTCTTTATTAATATTCAAACGTCCGAGGTTTTAGGGAAAGCATGAACGCAACAGGAGCGTGTGTGTAAGCAGGGTAGAGGAAGTGGCGGCTGATCGGGGTCCGCACCTTTTCCGGTTCCACCGCTGAGACTAAACGGCTGACACGGAGGGAGAGGCACGGTGAGCTGGAGGAGCGGAGAGGGAGCGGGGCGTGATCTCCACATGACACAGGTATCTATCCCGCGCGCGACCGCTCGCTCGCGCTCAGGGTTTCCGTTGACACTGTTGTTTGATTCGAATTCAAAGTTGCCCTCCGTTAAACCAGCACTGTCTGTGTGTCACAGGGAGGAGAAAGTCGGGGGAATCAATGAGCTACGAAGCGGTACTCCTCTGGATGTCCCGCCACAGAACCGGAACGGGCGGGTTCTAATCCCTGGagtgtttattcttttttttttccttccctcGCGAGGAAAAAAGAGCGCGTGAAATTTctcgagagaaaaaaaagccaagagTGGCAGTCAACGTGAGGAGGAAGTCTAAAGCCCGGGTCTTGGCCTGGTTCATGAGGTGCGCCTCTAGAGTTCACACAGCCAGTTACATAAAAGTGGGTTTGGTGACAGGAGCAGCCTGTCTCAGATGGGAAGTTAAGTTTCCACCAAAAAAAGAGGAGATGGTTTAAAAGGAGGCGGCAGATCATGATCCTACCTCCCTGCCCAGGCCTCCACCTGCTACCGATTCTGCCCAAACGGACCTTTCCCTGTGAATTCTGACCCCTCTACATCCACACAGCCAAACTGCCGCTCCTCATTCACTAGAGTCTGAAAGTATTTATGCGGAGCCAGCAAGATGGGGAAGATGCTTTCCAAGATCTTCGGCAACAAGGAGATGAGAATACTGATGCTCGGACTTGATGCCGCCGGGAAGACGACTATCCTGTACAAGCTTAAACTGGGCCAGTCGGTCACCACCATCCCCACCGTTGGCTTCAACGTGGAAACCGTCACCTACAAGAACGTCAAGTTCAACGTGTGGGACGTGGGCGGGCAGGACAAGATCCGCCCCCTTTGGAGACACTACTATACCGGCACGCAGGGCCTCATCTTCGTGGTGGACTGCGCTGACCGTGACCGGATCGATGAGGCCCGGCAGGAGCTCCACCGCATCATCAACGACCGGGAAATGCGGGACGCCATCATCCTGATCTTCGCCAACAAGCAGGACCTGCCGGACGCTATGAAGCCCCACGAGATCCAGGAGAAACTGGGTCTGACCCGCATCCGCGATAGGAATTGGTACGTTCAACCCTCGTGCGCGACGACGGGGGACGGACTGTACGAGGGCCTCACCTGGCTCACATCAAACTACAAATCCTAATGTTTCCTCAACTCACCAGCGTGTACACAGGAAGTAGCTGAAAAAAGTGTTacgaaatgcaatttaaagccaTGAGAACTTTCATTTTTGCTGAAAATGTTACAGAGTAgcaacttttccttttttctttttttttttgataatcaCTTAATTTTTAACTCCAGATTTCAACTTCTTTTATGTCATTTTGCTTTGTCTTGTATAATCGGCACTGTTGAAGTATCCATTAAGCTTTGGTTTGAGGTATACTGTCAATTCTTTTTGgttggttttgttcttggtggCGTCACATTTGCAGCTCCTACATTGCTTTTATTCATCAAAAAGGTACAATAAAAACAGCTACTAACCCAAAGGACAGATGATTGACATGCTCTGTGGACTTTAGAAGGACGTGTGACGTAGGCGGCATGGACGACCTTGGACCTGTAACGCTAGATCGATGAGGAGATCCGGCACTTCTGATGCTTTGATCCACAAAGTCCGCTCGGGGACGCCTCACTGTGACTCGTATTTAAGCGGTTCCGGGTTCAGCACCTGTTGCTTCCACCATCATTCCTGTGTTTTGCCTCGTTTTGGGATGATGCAGTAAGGGAACAAATCCCTTACTCTTGTTATAACACTTCAAACACCGCTTGTTATCTTTaattttcacttcttttttttcttttcttttttacccttttgctttgctgttgattataataaaagaaatgtatcCAGATCATATGGAAGTAGTTCCCTTTGTCAGCAAGCGGCCGCCACCGCTCAGAAAGAGGCAGAGCTGGTAAAAGAGGAAGTGACGGTTCGGAGCGCTGCGATGGTTGAAAGAGGGGCGACGTGTGAAGTGAAGTGAGCCTCGGCGCGTTTCCTTTCTGCTGCCAATGCCGTGACTCATTTGCTGTGAATAAATGATGAGATCTCTGGTttcggggaggggggggggactgccAGAGAAACCGGGCTCAATCAGAACCATCGGTATCACGGTGTCCGCTCACCTGATGCATGACTTCATGACTGTCCAGACGGTGACCAgcagtctttgtaaaatataACCATCATCCTGATCCCATTTTTCCATAACTGAGTTTTctataaaccttttttgttttttaaagtttagctaAAGACTTCTCTGAGACTTCTACCTGCTCATTTCGAGTTTCACCCTCCTCCATTGAGGGAAGTTGGTGGTTTCAGCTCCCCGTGTGCACACAGCGGCCTGTGAATCACGCAGTGACATCAACATGTGGCATGGGGAAGTGATTCATAGAAAATCTGCTGTCATGGAGACCTGTGCCTTTAGGCAGAAAAAGATCACctgtgccaaaataaaaattctaaataaataaaaaattctgcCGATTTTATATATTATGCCacagaaatggaaaagaaaaaaatgtcaatacaaagaggaaaaacataaaaccttaTTTTGAAGATTGATTTTAAGTctgttaaagtttttaaagacccactgagaGAAAAATGGCGTTTTAACACGTTTTTGTAAGGTTTGAAGACAGATTTATAGAAAAGTAAGGTTAAAATATcgtttgagtatttctttattcaaaacgctgtgaatcaggagcagacaaaaaaattctgtttggaaaaagagctcatttgtgaTCTAGAAAATTCGCTGGGCGGAatacaaactccctgctccgctccattctgatgcatccactgccctggtaatgttgggttgggggtgtgaagggctgtaaggtAGCTGGAGGGCATGCATGCAGATAGCGCGGTTAAGGGTGACGGGAAGtgtgggtggggttgctctgcataAATAGTCCCACCAACATCGagctactgccactctgcagaaactttgtccttaAAAACGTGACATGTTTgttgatttttgctaaaaatatcacttttttttttaaataccaccagaaaagcttttcaaaaGACGATAGAAAGACTAGAAaggattttaaaacaatatttgcaACAGAAATTAAATCAGTCTGATTGTTTTTAGTCCGATAACAATTGTCATTGGGTATCGGTCTGCTTTTTGCGCGTCACAGACAAGGTTAGGAGTTGCAGGTATTATGTATGTGCCAACATGGCTGACGTGTTTGTTGCATGACACAAACAAGTCTAGAGTTACTGTAATGCAGttgataaagtctgactgactgatagATTTAACGCTGACTCTACTGTTTCCTTAAATAATTCGGTGCATCTCAAGTACTGTATGACGTAAGTTAAAAACGGTGCCGAAAACATGGTAATGGTTTAATTTGTAGATCTACATTCTGCTAGACATCAAAGCTGAAGTGAGTCTTCTCCTCGTCTTAAACAATCCAGACAATTTGAGAAAACAAACTGGTCCAGACCAGTTAGTCCGGCGTAAATGTGTTCCAGAATTGTGGGTTTGCTCTTCACTCCATGTTTTAAGCTCTTTTCCCCCCTTTGATTGTTCACAAAGGCTCAAACAATAGCTTGGGGTCGTGACCCTAAGCAGGAGGAACCTTGGACTGACAACATGCAGCAGAGCGAGCAGAAAATGCTGTCAATTTAGTTCAGAATATCAGCCATAGACCCAGTTTGGCCATTATTTTAccccttctttttatttgacataCATACTTATTAATCTTTAATACATTGCTtgacactttttcttttaatttttagtagcttttattaattgtttttgtaaaactgtaGCTCTCAACCATTAGTGTTAGtccaatttgaaataaaataaaaaacatcatttaaataaatgttgactTCATGAGAAACTATGTCCAGGAATAGCTGACATTTTTGAGGTATTACGCTCTCTT is a window from the Oryzias latipes chromosome 24, ASM223467v1 genome containing:
- the prpf39 gene encoding pre-mRNA-processing factor 39, encoding MLETESPAMESNGNAFVPDLPVLGQGTEWSMNQPLSENSDVAGQEQHVNSSELGSVEKAVEQCQLASAQLLQEAQPPPPPPPPPLPTDEPEPAAAPEGPQPEVPQPPDHEETDATVMAEDGMELEETAKDATQEAIIPAEPELPSEFDRLFKSCEENPEDFNAWVALLQYVEQENLLVGARKAFDTFFLRYPYCYGYWKKYADLEKKNGNIQVAEEVYRRGLHAIPLSVDLWLHYLTFIKENSDPNDPETEGRIRASYDHAVMAAGTDFRSDRLWESYITWETEQQKLANVTSIYDRVLGIPTQLYSQHFQKFKEHVQDNNPKYFLSEEEFVQLRLELSKASLSAGLTEDGEPSVAAEELPPGTEDLADPAKRMTEIENMRHKVIEVRQEVFNHNEHEVSKRWAFEEGIKRPYFHVKALEKTQLNNWREYLDFEIENGTPERVVVLFERCLIACALYEEFWIKYAKYIEVFSTDGVRNVYKRACTVHLPRKPAIHLLWAAFEEQQNDVEEARGILKTLEATIPGLAMVRLRRVNLERRHGNLEEAEALLKEAMEQGRDVTEMSFYAVKLARHVMKVQKDPSKAKKVLLDALERDPTNSKLYLNLLELECSGDVTQNQAEVLACFDRAIRSPMPLDTLVLFAQRKVEFLEDFGTDINTLVAAYEEQQRLQRESDSAKRKAENGCDDSLEPDAKRQRADDGSAVAANSMTDMQANNSAYNYNWYQHYGAWGQNSWGQYGQYNQYNQYYPPPPT
- the LOC101166678 gene encoding ADP-ribosylation factor 6, which translates into the protein MGKMLSKIFGNKEMRILMLGLDAAGKTTILYKLKLGQSVTTIPTVGFNVETVTYKNVKFNVWDVGGQDKIRPLWRHYYTGTQGLIFVVDCADRDRIDEARQELHRIINDREMRDAIILIFANKQDLPDAMKPHEIQEKLGLTRIRDRNWYVQPSCATTGDGLYEGLTWLTSNYKS